In Thermoleophilaceae bacterium, a single genomic region encodes these proteins:
- a CDS encoding DUF427 domain-containing protein yields MALTVGTGPFGQHPAGSFNRQMPERKGLIYFEDSPRRIRARFAGETVVDSRHAKLLHEHGHLPLYYFPEEDIRTDLLEPTDHHTTCPWKGEASYWSVRVGDSVAENAVWGYDEPKPDAPPLAGYRAFYWNTMDEWLEEDEPAIVHARDPYHRTDVLESSRHVKVTIGGEVVADSNRTLVVFETGLPPRWYFPPEDVRQELLSGSDKQTGCAYKGFASYWSVGDEEDVAWFYPEPTRDFERIRGRIAFFNEHVDLEVDGELQERPTTQWSRR; encoded by the coding sequence ATGGCTCTCACCGTCGGCACCGGACCGTTCGGCCAGCATCCGGCAGGCAGCTTCAACCGCCAAATGCCGGAGCGCAAGGGCCTCATCTACTTCGAGGATTCGCCGCGGCGGATACGTGCGCGTTTCGCGGGCGAGACGGTGGTGGACAGCCGGCACGCGAAGCTGCTCCACGAGCACGGCCATCTGCCGCTCTACTACTTCCCCGAGGAGGACATCCGCACCGACCTGCTCGAGCCCACCGATCACCACACCACGTGCCCGTGGAAGGGCGAGGCCTCGTACTGGTCCGTGAGGGTGGGGGACAGCGTTGCGGAGAACGCGGTGTGGGGCTACGACGAGCCGAAGCCGGACGCGCCGCCGCTCGCCGGCTATCGGGCCTTCTACTGGAACACGATGGACGAGTGGCTCGAGGAGGACGAGCCGGCGATCGTCCACGCGCGCGACCCGTATCACCGCACGGACGTGCTGGAGAGCTCCCGGCATGTGAAGGTGACGATCGGCGGCGAGGTGGTGGCGGATTCGAACCGCACCCTCGTGGTGTTCGAGACCGGCCTGCCCCCGCGCTGGTACTTCCCGCCGGAGGACGTTCGCCAAGAGCTCCTGTCAGGCAGCGACAAGCAGACGGGCTGCGCCTACAAGGGCTTCGCGTCCTACTGGTCGGTGGGCGACGAGGAGGACGTGGCCTGGTTCTACCCTGAGCCCACGCGCGACTTCGAGCGCATTCGCGGCCGCATTGCGTTCTTCAACGAGCACGTGGACCTCGAGGTGGACGGGGAGCTTCAGGAGCGGCCGACGACGCAGTGGTCGCGGCGTTAG
- a CDS encoding G1 family glutamic endopeptidase: MESKLTRARVLVAILACGALLMGLATTAHAALRTHGALLHIAKPHTSLQAAQSNNWFGYNQGTLEQGSKLFNSITGDWTVPTATQHTAGQDEASSDWIGIGGGCIDAGCTVGDNTLIQTGTEQDITGGKASYSAWWELVPAPSLNISNITVHPGDHMHAAITEVVPNANLWKITLQNVTTGQSFSTTVPYASTHATAEWIEETPLTIGTSGAGLAALPNLTNVPFTNATTNGANANLKSSEEIQLVDSNGKVIGTPSAPNSTADGFTACAWATSC; encoded by the coding sequence ATGGAGTCGAAGCTCACACGCGCGCGCGTGCTGGTGGCAATCCTCGCGTGCGGCGCTCTGCTCATGGGCCTCGCGACGACCGCCCACGCGGCATTGCGCACCCACGGCGCGCTGCTTCACATCGCGAAGCCGCATACCAGCCTGCAGGCGGCACAGAGCAACAACTGGTTCGGTTACAACCAGGGCACCCTCGAACAGGGAAGCAAGCTGTTCAACTCGATCACCGGCGACTGGACCGTCCCCACCGCCACGCAGCACACGGCGGGACAGGACGAGGCGTCGTCAGACTGGATCGGGATCGGCGGCGGCTGCATCGACGCCGGCTGCACGGTCGGCGACAACACGCTGATTCAGACCGGCACCGAGCAGGACATCACCGGAGGCAAGGCCAGCTATTCGGCCTGGTGGGAGCTTGTTCCAGCGCCTTCGCTCAACATCTCGAACATCACGGTGCACCCTGGCGACCACATGCACGCGGCGATCACCGAGGTCGTGCCGAACGCGAACCTGTGGAAGATCACGCTTCAGAACGTGACCACGGGGCAGTCGTTCTCGACCACCGTGCCGTACGCGTCCACGCACGCCACGGCCGAGTGGATCGAGGAGACGCCGCTCACGATCGGCACCAGCGGAGCCGGCCTTGCCGCGCTGCCGAACCTGACGAACGTGCCGTTCACGAACGCAACGACGAACGGAGCGAACGCCAACCTCAAGTCGTCCGAGGAGATCCAGCTGGTCGACTCGAACGGCAAGGTGATCGGCACGCCGTCTGCGCCGAACAGCACGGCCGACGGGTTCACGGCATGCGCCTGGGCTACCAGCTGCTGA
- the xylB gene encoding xylulokinase produces the protein MIVAGLDVGTTSVKGLALDTDGGRVVASAEEGYPFDTPRPGWTEQDPELWWRAAEKVLLALGGSELGGIGLSGQMHGLVALDSSDRVLRPALLWNDQRTAAEAVEIEQRLGGREQLVRATGNRSLTGFTAPKLLWMARHEPELYARIAHVMLPKDYVRLRLCGERATDVTDASGTLWFDVRERRWADRVLDSLEVDAAWLPPAEESAVVTGRTPGGVPVAAGAGDQGAGALGVGVDRAGGPLSVVLGTSGVVLSALPAYAADPDGRVQASCHALPDAWFGMGVILSAAGSLRWLRDVTGDVHFGGLDAEAGRWAPGVEGLTFLPYLTGERTPHFDPDARGAFAGLTVRHDRGALARAVLEGVAFGMRDALDLVGSLGGQASAGRVSGGGAKSNLWMRILASVLELPLEHVAVDEGAAYGAALLGGVAAGAWASPEEAVQACVKVRETVEPDPEWIEPYRDAIQRYRALYPALSSW, from the coding sequence GTGATAGTCGCCGGCCTCGACGTCGGCACCACGTCGGTCAAGGGGCTGGCTCTCGACACCGACGGCGGGCGCGTGGTGGCGAGCGCGGAGGAGGGCTATCCGTTCGACACCCCGCGCCCCGGCTGGACCGAGCAGGACCCCGAGCTGTGGTGGCGCGCCGCCGAGAAGGTGCTGCTGGCGCTCGGCGGCTCCGAGCTCGGCGGGATCGGGCTGAGCGGGCAGATGCACGGCCTGGTGGCGCTCGACTCGTCCGACCGCGTGCTGCGCCCCGCGCTGCTGTGGAACGACCAGCGCACCGCGGCTGAAGCGGTGGAGATCGAGCAGCGGCTGGGTGGGCGGGAGCAACTCGTACGGGCCACCGGCAACCGCTCGCTCACCGGCTTCACCGCGCCGAAGCTGCTGTGGATGGCGCGGCACGAGCCGGAGCTGTACGCGCGCATCGCGCACGTGATGCTGCCGAAGGACTACGTGCGCCTGCGGCTCTGCGGCGAGCGCGCCACGGACGTCACGGACGCGTCCGGCACGCTCTGGTTCGACGTGCGCGAGCGGCGCTGGGCGGATCGCGTGTTGGACTCGCTGGAGGTGGATGCCGCGTGGTTGCCGCCGGCGGAGGAGTCGGCGGTTGTGACCGGCCGGACGCCGGGCGGTGTGCCCGTGGCCGCGGGGGCGGGGGATCAGGGCGCCGGCGCGCTGGGAGTGGGGGTGGACCGGGCCGGTGGCCCGCTGTCGGTCGTGCTCGGGACCTCCGGGGTGGTGCTGAGCGCGCTGCCCGCGTACGCGGCCGACCCGGACGGGCGCGTGCAGGCCTCGTGCCACGCGCTGCCGGACGCCTGGTTCGGGATGGGCGTGATCCTTTCGGCGGCGGGGTCGCTGCGCTGGCTGCGCGACGTGACGGGCGATGTGCACTTCGGCGGCCTGGACGCCGAAGCCGGGCGCTGGGCGCCCGGCGTGGAGGGCCTCACCTTCCTGCCCTACCTCACGGGGGAGCGCACGCCGCACTTCGACCCGGACGCCCGCGGCGCCTTTGCGGGGCTCACGGTCCGCCACGATCGGGGCGCGCTCGCGCGCGCGGTGCTCGAGGGCGTGGCGTTCGGGATGCGCGACGCGCTCGACCTCGTGGGGTCGCTCGGCGGTCAAGCGAGCGCCGGACGCGTGAGCGGCGGCGGCGCGAAGAGCAACCTCTGGATGCGAATCCTCGCCTCCGTGCTGGAGCTCCCGCTCGAGCACGTGGCGGTGGACGAGGGAGCCGCCTACGGGGCGGCGCTGCTCGGCGGAGTGGCGGCCGGCGCCTGGGCTAGCCCGGAGGAGGCCGTTCAGGCCTGCGTGAAGGTGCGCGAAACGGTAGAGCCCGATCCCGAGTGGATCGAGCCCTACCGCGACGCAATTCAGCGTTACAGAGCGCTGTATCCGGCGCTCAGCAGCTGGTAG